Proteins encoded by one window of Vigna radiata var. radiata cultivar VC1973A chromosome 5, Vradiata_ver6, whole genome shotgun sequence:
- the LOC106762743 gene encoding glutamate receptor 3.4 isoform X1, with protein sequence MLSIIYNKSSKLLQHDKLSHIKFRVEMEVMWVTSHGRIFVGRVLFLLVLFLWIQTQAVVGRTRTIVTNSSTSSTPRVFRVGALFSLDSIIGRSAEPAIVAAFEDVNADSSILPGIKLEAALHDTNCSGFAGTMEALQLMEDEVIAAIGPQSSGIAHVISHVVNELHVPLISFGATDPSLSSLQYPYFVRSTQSDYYQMYAIADLVDYYRWREIIAIYVDDDNGRNGISVLGDALAKKRSKISYKAAFPPGAPRKDISDLLNGVNLMESRVFVLHVNPETGLSIFSIAQKLGMMDSGYVWIATDSLASALDSLEPIDPKILNLLQGVLALRHHTPDTDEKKNFLSRMKRLKNKETPSFNSYAVYAYDTVWLVARALDTFLKEGGVVSFSSDPNLSDTNGSTLHLESLHVFDEGPTFLQTVLGTNFTGLTGLVQFDNERNRIRPAYDILNIGGSGMRRIGYWSNYSGLSVVAPEILYKKPPNTSTSSQQLYGVIWPGETAVKPRGWVFPNNGKPLRIAVPNRVSYLEFVSKDKNPPGVRGYCIDVFEAAINLLPYPVPRQYILFGPGDRNPSYDDLASQVALNNYDAAVGDVTIVPNRTRFLDFTQPYIESGLVVVVPVKEIKSSPWSFLQPFTAEMWCVTGAFFILVGTVVWILEHRHNPEFRGKPKKQLMTVFWFSFSTMFFSHRENTVSGLGRLVLIIWLFVVLIINSSYTASLTSILTVQQLSSQIEGIDSLISSNQPIGIQEGSFARKYLTEELNIQPSRIVTLKNMEAYIDALERGPKDGGVVAVVDELPYIEILMSNTNCKFRTVGQEFTKSGWGFAFQRDSPLAVDMSTAILQLSENGDLQKIHDKWLLKQDCSTQENDVNINKLSLSSFWGLFLVCGIACFLALIAFFIRVLFQYTKFSPEPEQHDEENSPDRPKGKGPFGTTSSFRDLIYFVDKKEKEIKEILKQKSKKRRRSLSSDGQSSSSA encoded by the exons ATGCTTTCGATCATATATAACAAGTCTTCAAAACTGTTGCAACACGACAAGCTTTCACACATTAAGTTTCGTGTTGAG ATGGAGGTGATGTGGGTCACAAGTCATGGAAGAATTTTTGTGGGAAGGGTGTTGTTTCTCTTGGTTTTGTTCTTGTGGATTCAGACGCAGGCAGTGGTGGGAAGGACAAGAACTATTGTCACAAACTCTTCTACTTCTTCGACACCGAGAGTTTTCAGAGTTGGAGCACTGTTCAGTCTTGATTCTATAATTGGAAGATCGGCTGAACCTGCAATCGTGGCTGCTTTCGAAGATGTTAATGCTGATTCAAGCATTCTCCCTGGCATTAAACTTGAAGCTGCTTTGCATGATACAAATTGCAGTGGCTTTGCTGGAACAATGGAAG CTTTGCAGTTAATGGAGGATGAAGTGATTGCTGCAATTGGTCCACAGTCCTCAGGAATAGCCCATGTCATCTCTCATGTGGTCAATGAACTCCATGTCCCTCTTATTTCATTTGGGGCAACAGACCCTTCTCTATCTTCCCTTCAGTACCCATATTTTGTTCGCAGCACCCAAAGTGACTATTATCAGATGTATGCAATTGCAGATTTGGTTGATTACTACAGATGGAGGGAGATAATAGCCATTTATGTAGATGATGATAATGGAAGAAATGGAATTTCAGTACTTGGAGATGCTCTGGCAAAAAAACGTTCCAAGATCTCTTACAAGGCTGCATTCCCTCCTGGGGCACCCAGGAAAGACATCAGTGACTTGTTAAATGGAGTGAACTTAATGGAGTCAAGGGTCTTCGTTTTGCACGTTAATCCTGAAACTGGTTTGAGCATTTTTTCTATTGCTCAGAAGCTGGGAATGATGGACAGTGGCTATGTATGGATTGCAACAGATTCTCTTGCTTCAGCACTTGATTCATTAGAGCCAATTGATCCTAAGATATTGAATCTCCTACAAGGGGTTTTGGCTTTACGTCATCACACTCCTGATACTGATGAAAAGAAGAATTTCCTTTCCAGAATGAAGAGACTAAAAAACAAGGAGACTCCAAGCTTCAATTCCTATGCAGTGTATGCATATGATACAGTTTGGTTAGTAGCCCGTGCTCTTgatacttttttaaaagaaggtgGTGTGGTATCTTTTTCCTCTGACCCTAATTTAAGCGACACAAATGGAAGCACACTGCATTTAGAATCACTTCATGTTTTTGATGAAGGCCCTACTTTTCTGCAGACAGTTTTGGGAACCAACTTCACTGGTCTGACAGGACTAGTTCAGTTTGATAATGAAAGGAATAGAATTCGTCCAGCATATGATATCTTGAACATAGGTGGATCAGGAATGCGCAGAATTGGTTATTGGTCTAATTACTCAGGTCTCTCAGTTGTGGCTCCAGAAATTCTGTATAAGAAGCCACCTAACACTTCAACAAGCAGCCAGCAACTATACGGTGTAATTTGGCCTGGAGAAACTGCAGTTAAACCAAGGGGATGGGTGTTTCCCAACAATGGAAAGCCACTGAGAATTGCAGTGCCTAACCGAGTAAGCTACTTGGAGTTTGTTTCTAAAGACAAGAACCCCCCTGGAGTAAGAGGCTATTGCATTGATGTATTTGAAGCTGCCATAAACTTGTTGCCTTATCCTGTCCCGCGACAATACATATTATTTGGACCTGGTGATAGAAATCCTAGCTACGATGACCTTGCTAGTCAAGTTGCACTAAAT AACTATGATGCAGCTGTTGGTGATGTTACAATTGTCCCCAACAGGACAAGGTTTTTGGATTTTACACAACCTTACATAGAATCAGGCCTGGTTGTTGTTGTTCCTGTCAAGGAGATCAAATCAAGTCCTTGGTCTTTCCTCCAGCCCTTCACTGCTGAAATGTGGTGTGTTACTGGTGCCTTTTTTATCCTTGTGGGAACCGTTGTATGGATTCTTGAGCACCGGCACAATCCGGAGTTCCGTGGTAAACCAAAGAAACAACTCATGACAGTCTTTTG GTTTAGTTTCTCAACAATGTTTTTCTCACACA GAGAGAACACAGTGAGTGGTCTTGGGAGATTGGTTCTAATCATATGGCTTTTTGTGGTGCTAATTATCAATTCAAGCTACACAGCTAGCTTAACATCAATCCTCACAGTGCAGCAACTGTCATCACAGATTGAAGGAATTGACAGCCTGATCTCAAGCAATCAACCCATTGGAATTCAAGAAGGGTCGTTTGCACGAAAGTATTTGACAGAAGAACTCAACATACAACCATCAAGGATAGTTACATTGAAAAATATGGAGGCATACATTGATGCCCTTGAGCGTGGACCAAAAGATGGAGGGGTTGTAGCTGTTGTTGATGAGCTTCCTTATATTGAAATACTAATGTCAAATACCAACTGCAAGTTCAGAACCGTTGGACAGGAGTTCACTAAAAGTGGTTGGGGATTT GCATTCCAGAGGGACTCTCCTCTTGCCGTTGACATGTCAACTGCCATTCTTCAACTCTCAGAGAATGGAGACCTGCAAAAAATCCATGACAAATGGCTCTTAAAACAGGATTGTTCTACACAAGAAAATGATgttaatataaacaaactatCTCTGAGTAGCTTCTGGGGTCTCTTTCTTGTTTGTGGCATTGCATGTTTCCTTGCTTTGATTGCATTCTTCATAAGAGTGCTATTTCAGTACACAAAATTCAGCCCAGAACCTGAACAACATGATGAGGAAAATTCGCCAGATAGGCCTAAAGGTAAAGGGCCTTTCGGAACTACTTCTAGCTTCAGAGACTTGATTTATTTTGtggataagaaagaaaaagaaatcaaagagaTACTTAAGCAGAAGAGTAAGAAAAGAAGACGCAGTCTGAGCTCAGATGGCCAATCTTCTTCATCCGCCTAA
- the LOC106762743 gene encoding glutamate receptor 3.4 isoform X2: protein MEVMWVTSHGRIFVGRVLFLLVLFLWIQTQAVVGRTRTIVTNSSTSSTPRVFRVGALFSLDSIIGRSAEPAIVAAFEDVNADSSILPGIKLEAALHDTNCSGFAGTMEALQLMEDEVIAAIGPQSSGIAHVISHVVNELHVPLISFGATDPSLSSLQYPYFVRSTQSDYYQMYAIADLVDYYRWREIIAIYVDDDNGRNGISVLGDALAKKRSKISYKAAFPPGAPRKDISDLLNGVNLMESRVFVLHVNPETGLSIFSIAQKLGMMDSGYVWIATDSLASALDSLEPIDPKILNLLQGVLALRHHTPDTDEKKNFLSRMKRLKNKETPSFNSYAVYAYDTVWLVARALDTFLKEGGVVSFSSDPNLSDTNGSTLHLESLHVFDEGPTFLQTVLGTNFTGLTGLVQFDNERNRIRPAYDILNIGGSGMRRIGYWSNYSGLSVVAPEILYKKPPNTSTSSQQLYGVIWPGETAVKPRGWVFPNNGKPLRIAVPNRVSYLEFVSKDKNPPGVRGYCIDVFEAAINLLPYPVPRQYILFGPGDRNPSYDDLASQVALNNYDAAVGDVTIVPNRTRFLDFTQPYIESGLVVVVPVKEIKSSPWSFLQPFTAEMWCVTGAFFILVGTVVWILEHRHNPEFRGKPKKQLMTVFWFSFSTMFFSHRENTVSGLGRLVLIIWLFVVLIINSSYTASLTSILTVQQLSSQIEGIDSLISSNQPIGIQEGSFARKYLTEELNIQPSRIVTLKNMEAYIDALERGPKDGGVVAVVDELPYIEILMSNTNCKFRTVGQEFTKSGWGFAFQRDSPLAVDMSTAILQLSENGDLQKIHDKWLLKQDCSTQENDVNINKLSLSSFWGLFLVCGIACFLALIAFFIRVLFQYTKFSPEPEQHDEENSPDRPKGKGPFGTTSSFRDLIYFVDKKEKEIKEILKQKSKKRRRSLSSDGQSSSSA, encoded by the exons ATGGAGGTGATGTGGGTCACAAGTCATGGAAGAATTTTTGTGGGAAGGGTGTTGTTTCTCTTGGTTTTGTTCTTGTGGATTCAGACGCAGGCAGTGGTGGGAAGGACAAGAACTATTGTCACAAACTCTTCTACTTCTTCGACACCGAGAGTTTTCAGAGTTGGAGCACTGTTCAGTCTTGATTCTATAATTGGAAGATCGGCTGAACCTGCAATCGTGGCTGCTTTCGAAGATGTTAATGCTGATTCAAGCATTCTCCCTGGCATTAAACTTGAAGCTGCTTTGCATGATACAAATTGCAGTGGCTTTGCTGGAACAATGGAAG CTTTGCAGTTAATGGAGGATGAAGTGATTGCTGCAATTGGTCCACAGTCCTCAGGAATAGCCCATGTCATCTCTCATGTGGTCAATGAACTCCATGTCCCTCTTATTTCATTTGGGGCAACAGACCCTTCTCTATCTTCCCTTCAGTACCCATATTTTGTTCGCAGCACCCAAAGTGACTATTATCAGATGTATGCAATTGCAGATTTGGTTGATTACTACAGATGGAGGGAGATAATAGCCATTTATGTAGATGATGATAATGGAAGAAATGGAATTTCAGTACTTGGAGATGCTCTGGCAAAAAAACGTTCCAAGATCTCTTACAAGGCTGCATTCCCTCCTGGGGCACCCAGGAAAGACATCAGTGACTTGTTAAATGGAGTGAACTTAATGGAGTCAAGGGTCTTCGTTTTGCACGTTAATCCTGAAACTGGTTTGAGCATTTTTTCTATTGCTCAGAAGCTGGGAATGATGGACAGTGGCTATGTATGGATTGCAACAGATTCTCTTGCTTCAGCACTTGATTCATTAGAGCCAATTGATCCTAAGATATTGAATCTCCTACAAGGGGTTTTGGCTTTACGTCATCACACTCCTGATACTGATGAAAAGAAGAATTTCCTTTCCAGAATGAAGAGACTAAAAAACAAGGAGACTCCAAGCTTCAATTCCTATGCAGTGTATGCATATGATACAGTTTGGTTAGTAGCCCGTGCTCTTgatacttttttaaaagaaggtgGTGTGGTATCTTTTTCCTCTGACCCTAATTTAAGCGACACAAATGGAAGCACACTGCATTTAGAATCACTTCATGTTTTTGATGAAGGCCCTACTTTTCTGCAGACAGTTTTGGGAACCAACTTCACTGGTCTGACAGGACTAGTTCAGTTTGATAATGAAAGGAATAGAATTCGTCCAGCATATGATATCTTGAACATAGGTGGATCAGGAATGCGCAGAATTGGTTATTGGTCTAATTACTCAGGTCTCTCAGTTGTGGCTCCAGAAATTCTGTATAAGAAGCCACCTAACACTTCAACAAGCAGCCAGCAACTATACGGTGTAATTTGGCCTGGAGAAACTGCAGTTAAACCAAGGGGATGGGTGTTTCCCAACAATGGAAAGCCACTGAGAATTGCAGTGCCTAACCGAGTAAGCTACTTGGAGTTTGTTTCTAAAGACAAGAACCCCCCTGGAGTAAGAGGCTATTGCATTGATGTATTTGAAGCTGCCATAAACTTGTTGCCTTATCCTGTCCCGCGACAATACATATTATTTGGACCTGGTGATAGAAATCCTAGCTACGATGACCTTGCTAGTCAAGTTGCACTAAAT AACTATGATGCAGCTGTTGGTGATGTTACAATTGTCCCCAACAGGACAAGGTTTTTGGATTTTACACAACCTTACATAGAATCAGGCCTGGTTGTTGTTGTTCCTGTCAAGGAGATCAAATCAAGTCCTTGGTCTTTCCTCCAGCCCTTCACTGCTGAAATGTGGTGTGTTACTGGTGCCTTTTTTATCCTTGTGGGAACCGTTGTATGGATTCTTGAGCACCGGCACAATCCGGAGTTCCGTGGTAAACCAAAGAAACAACTCATGACAGTCTTTTG GTTTAGTTTCTCAACAATGTTTTTCTCACACA GAGAGAACACAGTGAGTGGTCTTGGGAGATTGGTTCTAATCATATGGCTTTTTGTGGTGCTAATTATCAATTCAAGCTACACAGCTAGCTTAACATCAATCCTCACAGTGCAGCAACTGTCATCACAGATTGAAGGAATTGACAGCCTGATCTCAAGCAATCAACCCATTGGAATTCAAGAAGGGTCGTTTGCACGAAAGTATTTGACAGAAGAACTCAACATACAACCATCAAGGATAGTTACATTGAAAAATATGGAGGCATACATTGATGCCCTTGAGCGTGGACCAAAAGATGGAGGGGTTGTAGCTGTTGTTGATGAGCTTCCTTATATTGAAATACTAATGTCAAATACCAACTGCAAGTTCAGAACCGTTGGACAGGAGTTCACTAAAAGTGGTTGGGGATTT GCATTCCAGAGGGACTCTCCTCTTGCCGTTGACATGTCAACTGCCATTCTTCAACTCTCAGAGAATGGAGACCTGCAAAAAATCCATGACAAATGGCTCTTAAAACAGGATTGTTCTACACAAGAAAATGATgttaatataaacaaactatCTCTGAGTAGCTTCTGGGGTCTCTTTCTTGTTTGTGGCATTGCATGTTTCCTTGCTTTGATTGCATTCTTCATAAGAGTGCTATTTCAGTACACAAAATTCAGCCCAGAACCTGAACAACATGATGAGGAAAATTCGCCAGATAGGCCTAAAGGTAAAGGGCCTTTCGGAACTACTTCTAGCTTCAGAGACTTGATTTATTTTGtggataagaaagaaaaagaaatcaaagagaTACTTAAGCAGAAGAGTAAGAAAAGAAGACGCAGTCTGAGCTCAGATGGCCAATCTTCTTCATCCGCCTAA
- the LOC106760991 gene encoding uncharacterized protein LOC106760991, which produces MSNESRPVPRRESPWGITGDNHPEPKAHRCNDRVEDVIQACFEGNPFKTVPGPFKLFWQCMRSKPGEEPTEPYTYLDFDPPKREANPEKPDQ; this is translated from the exons ATGAGTAACGAATCAAGACCGGTGCCGAGGAGAGAGAGTCCATGGGGGATCACCGGAGACAATCATCCTGAACCCAAAGCTCACCGTTGCAACGACCGTGTTGAGGATGTTATCCAG GCTTGCTTTGAGGGAAACCCATTCAAGACTGTTCCGGGACCTTTCAAGCTCTTCTGGCAGTGCATGCGTTCAAAACCTGG TGAGGAACCTACAGAACCATATACTTATCTAGATTTTGATCCTCCAAAGAGAGAGGCGAATCCTGAGAAACCTGATCAGTAG
- the LOC111241600 gene encoding uncharacterized protein LOC111241600, producing MDHLSGDEYVEEEEEIGFGLEDSDEEYRTEVNCRGLPDDEWHSDVLVSPQNSGSENESEDRPQPGPFQTYEKQKSMTDYKWKVGTVFADKAHFIEAIRTYVVHIGRALKFVKNDKRRVRVRCMGGQGKCPWTTYCGYLPSRQFWQLRKIKDTHICSRQLNIKILNTKWLSEEIDRCLQDNPNLKVQDIRKKALRKWNTKISISKARRAKLMATRQLIGDFKEQYRRIHDYGHELLRSNPGSTV from the exons ATGGATCATCTTAGTGGTGATGAGTAcgtggaggaggaagaagaaattggTTTTGGTTTGGAGGACAGTGATGAAGAGTATAGGACTGAGGTCAATTGTAGGGGGTTGCCAGATGATGAATGGCATTCTGATGTCTTAGTAAGTCCACAAAACAGTGGTAGTGAGAACGAGAGTGAAG ATAGACCACAACCAGGTCCATTTCAGACATATGAGAAACAAAAAAGTATGACAGATTATAAGTGGAAAGTTGGGACAGTATTTGCTGATAAGGCTCACTTTATTGAGGCCATTAGAACTTATGTTGTGCATATTGGGAGGGCTTTGAAGTTTGTTAAAAACGATAAGCGTAGGGTGAGAGTTAGATGCATGGGTGGACAAGGTAAGTGTCCATGGACAACTTACTGTGGTTATTTACCAAGCCGACAATTTTGGCAATTAAGGAAAATAAAGGACACCCATATTTGCAGCAGGCAACTTAACATTAAGATTTTGAATACAAAGTGGTTGAGTGAGGAAATAGATAGGTGCTTACAAGACAATCCAAACTTGAAGGTGCAAGACATACGTAAAAAAGCTTTACGTAAATGGAATACTAAGATTTCCATCTCCAAAGCACGAAGGGCAAAGTTGATGGCAACAAGGCAACTTATTGGAGATTTCAAAGAACAGTATAGAAGAATACATGATTATGGACATGAACTTTTGAGGTCTAATCCTGGGTCAACAGTTTAG